A genomic window from Prunus persica cultivar Lovell chromosome G2, Prunus_persica_NCBIv2, whole genome shotgun sequence includes:
- the LOC109947237 gene encoding uncharacterized protein LOC109947237 — protein sequence MGSNVELVWPEAEVYSSRVNNCSHANSSLAAIRAKLSAEQLEQFKTSCFGHLLNIDKIQFSGQIVHGVVLRRVAGQGVKDLNGLSFLLGCDVAQFTRQDFCLITGLRFGEVPEVSSGESDEIRLQKRYFIDEGITCNALEEAFVRCTKEDDIYKLALVYFAEGLGCVQQVSVGFGVL from the exons ATGGGATCCAACGTGGAGCTGGTATGGCCAGAGGCAGAGGTATAttcgtcacgggtgaacaactGCTCACATGCAAATTCATCTCTAGCTGCAATTCGAGCGAAGTTGAGTGCGGAACAATTAGAACAATTTAAGACATCATGCTTTGGCCATCTTCTGAATATAGATAAGATTCAGTTTAGCGGGCAGATTGTGCATGGGGTTGTGTTGCGTAGAGTAGCAGGGCAGGGTGTGAAAGACTTGAATGGACTGAGTTTCTTATTAGGGTGTGACGTTGCTCAGTTCACTCGTCAGGATTTCTGTTTGATCACAGGGCTTCGTTTTGGGGAAGTGCCTGAAGTTTCCAGTGGAGAGAGTGATGAAATCAGACTTcagaaaagatattttatagaCGAAGGAATTACATGCAATGCTTTAGAAGAAGCATTTGTGAGGTGCACAAAGGAAGATGACATCTACAAGCTAGCTCTTGTTTACTTTGCTGA AGGACTTGGATGCGTTCAACAGGTATCCGTGGGGTTCGGTGTCCTTTGA
- the LOC109947238 gene encoding uncharacterized protein LOC109947238, producing MRKLNNNFFQSKESVQLRALCPSEEEMRQPYWSWPQDRPAVVSAESIPSSCGDLDELNKVVSLLRSELFQVKREKDVLHLKVIRMEKLLDQCLGPQFEQEVRRDLALLKQRTNRCVVSHLFKGYGEMDDIQWDEGPSNRNEGEEKEDEGIEGGEGPNNRNEGAHKEEEGIDGEEKEEEGIEGGEVQGKPSEVEEGQRKRSEREQVPAKSSKGRGSPKNRALRERK from the exons ATGAGAAAGTTGaacaataattttttccaGAGCAAAGAG TCAGTTCAGTTGCGGGCGCTATGTCCGAGTGAAGAGGAAATGAGACAGCCATATTGGAGTTGGCCACAGGATCGCCCTGCTGTTGTCTCGGCAGAgtcaattccttcttcatgTGGTGATCTTGATGAGTTGAACAAGGTGGTAAGCTTGTTGAGGTCCGAGTTGTTTCAAGTAAAGCGGGAAAAAGACGTCCTTCACTTAAAGGTCATACGGATGGAAAAACTGTTGGACCAATGTTTAGGTCCTCAGTTTGAGCAGGAAGTAAGGAGGGACCTAGCTTTACTGAAACAGAGGACGAATCGTTGTGTCGTCTCACATCTATTTAAGGGATATGGGGAAATGGATGACATTCAATGGGATGAAGGGCCAAGTaacagaaatgagggagaggaaaaggaagatgaagggattgaagggggtgaagggccaaataatagaaatgagggagcacataaggaagaggaggggattgacggagaggaaaaggaagaggaggggattgaagggggtgaagtGCAAGGAAAACCAAGTGAGGTAGAGGAAgggcaaaggaaaagaagtgaAAGAGAGCAAGTGCCAGCAAAAAGTAGCAAAGGGAGAGGAAGCCCAAAGAACAGAGCATTGAGGGAgaggaagtga